Genomic window (Vibrio coralliirubri):
GCTTCACGTAGATACGGAATCGCACGCTCTTGATCTTGTTGTACCAAAGTACCACGAGAGTAATAACGACCTAACTGCTCTAATGCAGCGGGTAAACCTTGATGTGCCGCGTTTTCCATATAGTAAAGGCCAAGCTCTACATCTTGTGGAACACACACACCCCAAGCCAACATATCACCGTATAAAAACTCATAAGAAGGCAAGCTAATACGCGTTGCGCGAGCAACGATATCTTCAACTAACTGGCACTTATCAGCTTTAACTCGCTCTAGATGTTGATTATTTTCGATTAAATTAATCAGTTCAGCTTCTGTATATATTGGAACGGGCTCTCCCACATCAGCCAAATTTGCATGACTCAAGGGTGAGCTCAGCGCCATTATTAATGAAGCTGCCACAATTCGTAGCTTCATACCTGCACTCTATTATCTGTCGCTAAAGTTAATCTATTAAGGGATGCAGAGGATTTCTACACGCACAAAACAGGGTGAACTTCACTTTCCATGATATCTGTATCGGCAATAACCCCGACGGCTTTAGACAAAACTTGCCGCTAATGGGCAATATTTTGCCTGATGGCGTTCAAAAGATCATCAAAGACGACTTCGTTTTCAAATTACAGGTACAAAAAAGCCGACTTAATAAAGTCGGCTTTTAAAAACGATTTAATTATCAAAGCACTTTATGTGCTGTGGTAATCACTCAACGGGCATTACGCGCCGTATGGGTGAACCTTAATGATAGTTTCGTTACGATCTGGGCCAGTTGATACGATATCAATTGGAACGCCAGTTAGGTCTTCGATACGCTTGATGTAATCTAGAGCTGCTTGTGGAAGCGCGTCGATAGATTTAGCACCAAATGTGTTTTCAGACCAACCAGGCATTGTTTCGTAGATTGGCGTCGCTTCTTCGAATGACTCAGCAGCCATTGGAGAAACTTCTAGGATAGAACCATCTTTCATCTTGTAACCAGTACAGATTTTTAGTTCTTCTAGGCCATCTAGAACGTCTAGTTTAGTTAGACACATACCAGATAGAGAGTTGATTTGGATTGCACGACGCATAGCAACAGCATCGAACCAACCAGTACGACGTAGACGACCAGTTGTTGCGCCAAACTCGTGACCAACATCGCCTAGGTGTTTACCAACTGGGTCTTGCTTCTCAAGGCCATCGTATAGTTCAGTTGGGAATGGACCTGAACCAACACGAGTACAGTAAGCCTTAGTAATACCAAGGATGTAACCGATGTGACGAGGACCGAAACCAGAACCTGCAGCAACACCACCAGCAGTAGTGTTAGAAGACGTTACGTATGGGTAAGTACCGTGGTCGATATCTAGTAGCGTACCTTGAGCACCTTCGAACATGATCTTGTCGCCGCGCTTACGTGCTGCGTCTAGTTCGTCAGTTACGTCGATAACCATCGCAGTTAACATATCTGCGTAGCTCATCGCTTGCTCAAGAACTTCTTCGTAGCTTACTGTTTCAGCTTTGTAGAAGTGCTCTAGTTGGAAGTTGTGGAATTCCATAACTTCTTTTAGCTTCTCAGCAAATGCTTCTTTATCGAAAAGGTCGCCAACGCGTAGACCGCGACGAGCAACTTTATCTTCGTAAGCAGGACCGATACCACGACCCGTTGTACCGATAGCTTTAGCGCCACGAGCGATTTCACGCGCGTTGTCGATTGCAATGTGGTACGGAAGAATTAGAGGACAAGCTTCAGAGATGAAAAGACGTTCACGTACTGGAATACCGCGATCTTCAAGAGGCTTCATTTCTTTAAGAAGTGCGTCAGGCGATAATACTACACCGTTACCAATAACACATTTAACGTTATTACGTAGGATGCCTGATGGAATTAAGTGAAGAACGGTTTTTTCACCGTCAATTACAAGTGTGTGACCTGCATTGTGACCGCCTTGGTAGCGAACCACGTATTTTGCATCTTCAGTTAAAAGGTCAACGATTTTACCTTTACCTTCATCACCCCATTGGGTGCCTAGAACGACTACGTTATTTCCCATCTTTCCAATTTCTGTTGCTAATTAAAAATGGATTCTAGCACTGAATCACACTTCTTGCAGTCACTTTTTGTTCATAAACGTTAACGCTGTACAAAAATAAACCAGCCATAACTGGGGGCAGATGTGTAAAGATACTGATATCATTGCTTTTTTACAGACAAAAGGCAGAACCATGTCTCAATCAATTTGGCTCGCTATTGGGCTCGTACTTATTGTGGAAGGGCTCGGCCCCTTGATTGCACCCAATGGCTGGAGAAACATGGTCGCACAACTGAGCGAGCAACCAGACACGCAACTGCGCCGCATTGGAGGCTGTCTTGTGGTGGCTGGAGCGGTTATCGCTTTCATGACCTACCGCTAGGTTTCTATAAGTAGAACGCTGTTGAGCGCCTTCCCTTGCCCCAATAGTGAATCCACAAACATGTCTCCTCCTGAAATAAGTCATAGTGACCCGTCCTGATATGGGTTGACACTTGATTGACTAAAACGCTCGATGTACTTCATCGGGCGTTTTGTATTTTAGAGCTGTGTGAGGCCTATATTCATTATAGATTTTTACTGATTCGGCAACTATTTTCTTTGCTTCATCTAAATCATTAGGCTTATTCAACAGATACTCCATCTTCAGTATTCCGTTGATCCTCTCTGCCAACGCATTCTGATAACAGTCATAGCCATCAGTCATTGAGCAAGATACACCATACTGTCGATGCAACTCTTGGTATTCAACAGAGCAGTACTGAACACCTCTATCTGAGTGATGGACAAGCTCACCTGTATTCTTCCGCCCTTTCAACGCGTTTAAAAAGGCCTGCTTGACCGTGCGAGCTTTCATATCATCACCTATGTGATAGCCCACGATTTTTCTTGAGTAAGCGTCCGTCACTAAACTGAGATAAGTACTACCACGCCGCGTTGCTAGATAAGTAATATCGGCAACCCATAATTGCTCTGGTCTTTCAGGTATTAAGCCTTCTTTGACACGATTCGGATGGCAGTAAAAGCGATGATTACTGTTTGTGGTTCGATGATAAGCCCTTCGATTCTGCACTAATAATCGATTCATTCTCAGCAGAGAGAATAAGCGGTCTCGCCCGATTTTAATATCGTTCTGAGCAAGTAAATACTTGATCTTACGAGTCCCTATACGAGGGTGCATCATCCTTTGCTCTTTCACAAAACCGAGTACTGATTCATCTTTCTTTGTCTGATGAATTTCTGCAACACAGCGCTTGTAGAAAGCTTGTCGTGTAATACCTATGAAGTGACAAGCTTTAGTGACGGTCAACTTTCTGACCGTTTTTTCCTTAATAACTCGGCCTTGCGCTTCTTTGAGATTCGGACACCGAAATCTCGATCCATGACTTTTACAACCGCTTCAAAGAACTCTGCTTTGATCTGAGTCTCTTCTAATTGCTGCTCGAGTTCTTTGATTCGTTGCTCTGGGGTTTGAGTTGAGGAAGAGTTTGACATAGTCGCTCCTAACGGTCTCGATTGTTCTATTCCTTTAGACCAATCTAGTTGACCATGTTTGCGAAGCCAAACTAAAACGGTAGAGCGCCCTTGGATCCCATAACGTTCTTGAGCTTGCTTATAAGTCATTTCGCCTTTTTCAACTTGGCTTACGACTGCCAATTTAAAGGCAAGAGAATAATCTCGTTGAGTACGTCTACTTGTTGTTTTCATGACACTCTCCAATTTCATGTTGGAAATGTGTCAACCATATTTAGGACGGTACATAGAAAACAAAAAGGCTCCCACAATGGGAGCCTTTTAAGTTTTAAAGTATTTTGCTTATTGAGCTAAGCATTCGCTAACGCATCAGCTT
Coding sequences:
- the motX gene encoding flagellar protein MotX, whose amino-acid sequence is MKLRIVAASLIMALSSPLSHANLADVGEPVPIYTEAELINLIENNQHLERVKADKCQLVEDIVARATRISLPSYEFLYGDMLAWGVCVPQDVELGLYYMENAAHQGLPAALEQLGRYYSRGTLVQQDQERAIPYLREAASMGNLSASIHLAELLLRDYGSPLDYEDAYRWLYNSVTADQRQHRRITVLRSGLEQRMPDNIIARAKRRDVFW
- a CDS encoding adenylosuccinate synthase, which translates into the protein MGNNVVVLGTQWGDEGKGKIVDLLTEDAKYVVRYQGGHNAGHTLVIDGEKTVLHLIPSGILRNNVKCVIGNGVVLSPDALLKEMKPLEDRGIPVRERLFISEACPLILPYHIAIDNAREIARGAKAIGTTGRGIGPAYEDKVARRGLRVGDLFDKEAFAEKLKEVMEFHNFQLEHFYKAETVSYEEVLEQAMSYADMLTAMVIDVTDELDAARKRGDKIMFEGAQGTLLDIDHGTYPYVTSSNTTAGGVAAGSGFGPRHIGYILGITKAYCTRVGSGPFPTELYDGLEKQDPVGKHLGDVGHEFGATTGRLRRTGWFDAVAMRRAIQINSLSGMCLTKLDVLDGLEELKICTGYKMKDGSILEVSPMAAESFEEATPIYETMPGWSENTFGAKSIDALPQAALDYIKRIEDLTGVPIDIVSTGPDRNETIIKVHPYGA
- a CDS encoding DUF2065 domain-containing protein, yielding MSQSIWLAIGLVLIVEGLGPLIAPNGWRNMVAQLSEQPDTQLRRIGGCLVVAGAVIAFMTYR
- a CDS encoding IS3 family transposase (programmed frameshift), with amino-acid sequence MKTTSRRTQRDYSLAFKLAVVSQVEKGEMTYKQAQERYGIQGRSTVLVWLRKHGQLDWSKGIEQSRPLGATMSNSSSTQTPEQRIKELEQQLEETQIKAEFFEAVVKVMDRDFGVRISKKRKAELLRKKPVRKLTVTKACHFIGITRQAFYKRCVAEIHQTKKDESVLGFVKEQRMMHPRIGTRKIKYLLAQNDIKIGRDRLFSLLRMNRLLVQNRRAYHRTTNSNHRFYCHPNRVKEGLIPERPEQLWVADITYLATRRGSTYLSLVTDAYSRKIVGYHIGDDMKARTVKQAFLNALKGRKNTGELVHHSDRGVQYCSVEYQELHRQYGVSCSMTDGYDCYQNALAERINGILKMEYLLNKPNDLDEAKKIVAESVKIYNEYRPHTALKYKTPDEVHRAF